The proteins below come from a single Mucilaginibacter mali genomic window:
- a CDS encoding sodium:solute symporter family transporter produces the protein MILGMRNIVSRLTTLDYAIVVAYLVILMVIGYRASFGKKKKSEEDETLFLANKSLGWSSIGFNMWGTNVGPSMLVACASIGFKTGIVAINFEWYAFIFLMLLALVFAPRYIAAKVSTMPEFMGNRYGDSTRNILAWYALIKIQISWLSLGLFAGGFLVRQILGIPMWESVIVLVAFAGLFAYAGGLKAIAKVNVFQMLLLIAVSIMLAVIGVNKAGGLSTIYHSVPTNFWNLIRPGSDPDYPWYAILLGYPVAAVAFFCTDQAMVQSVLGAKNLEQGQLGVNFIGWLKILSLPLFILPGIICFILYPTSNSEFAYMTMVTNLFPAGLNGLVIVVLIAVLVGTIGSSLNSLSTVFTMDVYAKKINPNAQNKDLIRVGRYVVIAGCILAVGMALAIDSIRGLKFFDVFQSVLGFIAPPLAVVFLLTVFWKRTSRLAVNAILSAGSVFSLGTGIMYLWVFPPAQYHFWPHYLLVSFDVFAVLFVAAVIISLLDPNPVRYTDTAEQAADIAKPTKKVKIAWAMLCVVMVILYIVFNGH, from the coding sequence ATGATCTTGGGCATGCGCAATATCGTATCGCGCCTTACCACTTTGGATTATGCCATTGTGGTGGCCTACCTCGTCATCCTGATGGTGATCGGGTATCGCGCCAGCTTCGGTAAAAAGAAAAAATCGGAAGAGGACGAGACGCTGTTCCTGGCCAATAAATCGCTGGGATGGAGCAGTATCGGCTTTAATATGTGGGGTACCAACGTGGGGCCGTCCATGTTGGTAGCCTGCGCCAGTATCGGCTTTAAAACGGGTATCGTAGCCATCAATTTCGAGTGGTATGCTTTTATCTTCCTGATGCTGCTGGCGCTGGTTTTCGCGCCGAGATATATCGCCGCCAAAGTATCAACCATGCCCGAATTTATGGGTAACCGCTATGGCGATTCCACCCGTAATATCCTGGCCTGGTACGCGCTGATCAAGATCCAGATTTCATGGCTGTCGCTTGGCCTGTTCGCAGGCGGTTTTTTGGTAAGGCAGATACTGGGTATCCCCATGTGGGAGTCGGTTATTGTATTAGTGGCCTTCGCGGGCCTGTTCGCCTATGCGGGCGGGTTAAAAGCCATCGCCAAAGTGAATGTATTCCAAATGCTATTATTAATAGCGGTATCTATCATGCTGGCTGTTATCGGTGTAAATAAAGCAGGTGGCTTATCCACCATCTATCATAGCGTACCAACCAACTTTTGGAATTTGATACGCCCCGGCTCCGACCCTGATTATCCGTGGTACGCCATTCTGTTAGGTTACCCGGTTGCGGCAGTGGCGTTCTTCTGTACCGATCAGGCCATGGTGCAATCGGTATTGGGTGCTAAAAATTTAGAACAGGGGCAATTAGGTGTCAATTTCATTGGCTGGCTAAAGATATTATCGTTGCCATTATTTATCCTGCCGGGTATCATCTGCTTTATCCTTTACCCAACCAGTAATTCCGAGTTTGCTTATATGACCATGGTGACCAACCTGTTCCCCGCCGGGCTGAACGGCTTGGTGATCGTAGTGCTGATAGCCGTATTGGTAGGCACCATCGGTTCGTCGTTAAACTCGCTGAGCACCGTGTTCACAATGGATGTTTACGCTAAAAAGATAAACCCCAATGCGCAAAATAAAGACCTGATACGCGTAGGCCGCTATGTAGTGATAGCCGGTTGCATACTGGCCGTAGGCATGGCTTTGGCTATCGATAGCATCCGTGGGTTGAAATTTTTTGATGTGTTCCAATCGGTATTAGGCTTTATAGCGCCGCCACTGGCCGTGGTGTTCCTGCTGACGGTTTTCTGGAAACGGACCAGTCGACTGGCGGTGAACGCTATCCTGTCGGCAGGCTCGGTATTTAGTTTAGGCACGGGCATTATGTACCTGTGGGTGTTCCCACCGGCGCAATATCATTTCTGGCCGCATTATTTATTGGTATCGTTCGATGTTTTTGCGGTGCTGTTCGTGGCGGCGGTCATCATTTCATTGTTAGACCCTAACCCCGTACGCTATACCGATACAGCCGAACAAGCTGCCGATATTGCTAAACCAACTAAAAAAGTAAAGATAGCCTGGGCCATGTTATGCGTGGTAATGGTAATTTTATATATCGTATTTAACGGACATTAA
- a CDS encoding sugar phosphate isomerase/epimerase family protein, with protein sequence MKKQVIIALMGLMAIPAIKAPAQTKQRYKVAVADIMILKRQKLGAFQLTKTIGADGVEVDMGGMGPRPTFENTLTVDSIRKQFLDKSKELNIEIPSLAMTGFFAQPFATRETAVAATGDCIATMKLMGVKVAFLPLGVSDPAKAPETRAAVVERLKAVGKMAEKEGVVIGIGTALPAKDQLALLKEIGSPAIKSYFNFQDALDNSRDLQKELETLGAKNIVMIHCTDTDGEWLQNDPKIDMKKVKATLDKMGWGGWLVIERSRDVKDVHNVKKNFSANSAYVKSIFQTGN encoded by the coding sequence ATGAAAAAGCAAGTAATCATAGCGTTGATGGGTTTAATGGCCATCCCGGCTATCAAAGCACCGGCACAAACAAAGCAACGTTACAAAGTGGCCGTTGCCGATATCATGATCCTGAAAAGGCAAAAGCTGGGCGCGTTCCAGTTAACCAAAACCATTGGTGCCGATGGCGTTGAGGTAGATATGGGTGGCATGGGCCCGCGCCCTACTTTTGAGAATACCTTAACGGTAGATTCTATCCGAAAGCAATTCCTGGATAAATCTAAGGAGCTCAATATCGAAATCCCATCTCTGGCCATGACCGGCTTCTTCGCCCAGCCTTTCGCTACCCGCGAGACCGCCGTGGCTGCTACCGGCGATTGCATTGCTACCATGAAACTGATGGGCGTAAAAGTAGCTTTCCTGCCGCTGGGTGTCAGCGACCCTGCTAAAGCGCCTGAAACCCGCGCGGCTGTTGTAGAACGCTTAAAAGCGGTAGGCAAAATGGCCGAGAAGGAGGGCGTGGTTATCGGTATCGGTACAGCGCTGCCGGCTAAAGACCAGCTTGCGTTGCTGAAAGAGATCGGTTCGCCGGCTATAAAAAGCTATTTCAATTTTCAGGATGCGCTGGATAATAGCCGCGATCTGCAAAAAGAACTGGAAACCCTGGGCGCGAAGAACATTGTGATGATCCACTGCACCGATACCGATGGCGAATGGCTGCAGAATGACCCCAAGATAGATATGAAAAAGGTAAAAGCCACTTTAGATAAAATGGGTTGGGGTGGCTGGCTGGTGATAGAACGCTCGCGCGATGTGAAGGATGTGCATAATGTGAAAAAGAATTTCAGCGCGAACAGCGCTTATGTGAAGTCGATTTTCCAAACAGGTAATTAG
- a CDS encoding acetylxylan esterase: MKKVLFLLSGLMTVAGFSQAQQNSDAGYPKPLKDVLNEIIGRYHVKIKIDEKLVKDKTVKYAEWAFRPDVDQTLANVLMPLNMKVNKEAPGVYKLKEYEYYNWPVEDGWKELDRIASQYHDKAGFEERKALLRPQLYAALQLSPLPAKPASAPIITPKRVYDGYTVENIAIEILPGLYINGSLYKPAKIKGKIPVVLSPDGHWDKQRYRADCQIRCANIARMGAMAYSYDLFAWGESLLQFKSEDHRRSLAQTVQTLGAIRILDYVLSLKETDPTRVGISGGSGGGSHTALMGALDERLTLTAPVVSMSSYFYGGCPCESGMPIAQCGGGSDNMELSAMAAPHPQLLISDGSDWTQHMPEHDFPYIKKVYGYYGAADLVENVHLPNDKHDFGPSKRIPLYKFLAKNFHLDLKAVQDKDGNIDESHVTVEKEPAMYVFGDKGEKLPAGAIHGFDQLEKVFAAATKK, from the coding sequence ATGAAAAAAGTATTGTTTCTATTATCGGGATTGATGACTGTTGCCGGCTTTTCGCAGGCACAGCAAAACTCCGATGCGGGCTATCCCAAGCCATTGAAGGATGTGCTGAACGAGATCATCGGGCGGTATCACGTAAAGATAAAGATAGACGAAAAGCTGGTTAAGGATAAGACCGTAAAATATGCCGAATGGGCCTTCCGCCCGGATGTTGACCAAACGCTGGCCAATGTGCTGATGCCCCTGAATATGAAGGTGAACAAGGAAGCGCCCGGTGTTTACAAACTAAAAGAGTACGAATACTACAACTGGCCGGTAGAAGACGGCTGGAAAGAGCTGGACCGCATCGCATCCCAATACCACGATAAGGCCGGGTTTGAAGAGCGCAAAGCTTTACTTCGCCCGCAATTATATGCTGCTTTGCAATTATCGCCGCTGCCTGCAAAACCGGCATCGGCACCTATCATCACGCCAAAGCGTGTTTACGATGGTTATACGGTAGAGAATATTGCCATTGAGATATTGCCCGGTTTGTACATTAACGGTTCGCTGTATAAGCCTGCCAAAATTAAAGGCAAGATCCCGGTAGTGTTAAGTCCGGATGGGCATTGGGATAAGCAACGTTACCGTGCCGATTGCCAGATCCGCTGCGCCAATATTGCCCGTATGGGTGCTATGGCCTACAGCTATGACCTGTTTGCCTGGGGCGAATCGTTGCTGCAATTTAAATCGGAAGATCATCGCCGCTCTCTTGCGCAAACCGTACAAACTTTAGGTGCCATCAGAATACTGGATTACGTTCTATCGCTAAAAGAGACAGATCCAACAAGGGTAGGCATCAGCGGTGGTTCGGGAGGCGGCAGCCATACCGCTTTAATGGGCGCATTGGATGAGCGCCTCACACTTACAGCCCCCGTGGTTTCGATGTCGTCGTATTTTTACGGCGGTTGCCCCTGCGAAAGCGGGATGCCAATAGCCCAATGCGGCGGCGGTAGCGATAACATGGAACTGTCAGCCATGGCCGCTCCGCACCCGCAACTGCTGATCTCTGACGGCAGCGACTGGACACAGCACATGCCCGAACACGACTTTCCGTACATTAAAAAAGTATACGGCTACTACGGCGCGGCCGATCTGGTAGAGAATGTGCACCTGCCCAATGACAAGCACGATTTTGGCCCGAGCAAGCGCATCCCCCTGTACAAATTCCTGGCTAAGAACTTCCATTTAGATCTGAAGGCTGTTCAGGATAAGGATGGCAATATCGATGAATCGCACGTAACGGTGGAGAAGGAACCGGCCATGTATGTGTTTGGCGATAAGGGTGAGAAACTGCCTGCAGGGGCCATCCACGGGTTCGATCAGTTAGAAAAAGTATTCGCCGCGGCGACAAAAAAATAA
- a CDS encoding L-rhamnose mutarotase has translation MRLLKNSGWLLSLLIPLCMLAACGGNNAKAPVADTASKSKTLVNKKVIVEIIIPKDSVFNDHALYDLAKGFGLDHQNLVRWNNRVAVYADLSNPEELVSAIKKEYPADTIQYFDAPFYNFNRKMCKDTIVSKEWTNIFLSANLVADPKLQQEYLDYHKTQFEKWPEVSNGFCNAQFQQLLVFRNGRQLMLVISIPKGKTLDELNPLTTKNNPRVDEWNKLMSKYQEGLPGTKKGETWVFLKALK, from the coding sequence ATGAGGCTACTAAAAAATAGCGGCTGGCTTCTCAGTTTGCTGATACCGCTGTGCATGCTTGCTGCCTGCGGTGGCAATAATGCGAAAGCGCCAGTTGCGGATACCGCGTCGAAATCAAAAACGCTTGTTAACAAAAAGGTGATCGTAGAGATCATTATCCCCAAAGATTCAGTATTTAACGATCATGCGCTTTATGACCTTGCAAAAGGCTTCGGGTTGGATCATCAAAACCTTGTCCGCTGGAATAACAGGGTTGCCGTGTATGCCGATCTCTCTAATCCCGAAGAACTGGTAAGCGCGATAAAAAAGGAATATCCTGCCGATACCATCCAATACTTCGACGCGCCTTTTTACAATTTCAACCGCAAGATGTGTAAGGATACCATCGTATCGAAGGAGTGGACCAATATCTTCCTTTCAGCTAACCTCGTTGCCGATCCCAAACTACAGCAGGAATACCTCGACTATCATAAAACCCAGTTTGAAAAATGGCCCGAGGTATCCAACGGCTTTTGTAATGCGCAATTTCAGCAATTACTGGTGTTCAGGAATGGGCGGCAACTGATGCTGGTGATCAGCATCCCGAAAGGAAAAACTTTAGATGAACTAAACCCGCTTACCACCAAAAACAACCCGCGGGTTGATGAATGGAATAAGCTGATGAGTAAATACCAGGAAGGTTTACCGGGGACTAAAAAGGGGGAGACTTGGGTGTTTTTGAAGGCGTTAAAATAG
- a CDS encoding sialidase family protein: MIKRLSLTVFTAIIGIVALAQTNPWRKGIIKDEFIYEKAPYPECHASTIAQTKTGFVAAWFGGTKERNPDVCIWVSRLVNGKWTEAINVANGIQNDTLRYPTWNPVLYQIPGGDLMLFYKIGPSPSTWKGFLKTSSDGGITWSAQKALPEGFLGPIKNKPVLLGDGTLMSPTSTEGKGWQVHFEATKDWGKNWTMIGPINEAKGEMNAIQPSILFHKDGRLQILCRSQNRAVLTAWSSDNGKTWSKLEKTSLPNNNSGTDAVTLKDGRQLLVYNHVLPPGKEVKGARTPLNVAVSKDGVNWYASAILEDSPISQYSYPSVIQASDGMVHIVYTWRRQKIKHVVIDPAKLEMKEIKDGVWPAVKGYTLPVVTGEVDVMK; encoded by the coding sequence ATGATAAAAAGACTTTCATTAACCGTATTTACAGCCATCATTGGCATAGTTGCTTTAGCACAAACTAACCCATGGCGCAAGGGGATTATTAAAGATGAATTCATCTACGAAAAAGCCCCATATCCGGAGTGCCATGCCTCAACCATAGCGCAAACCAAAACCGGTTTTGTGGCCGCCTGGTTCGGTGGTACCAAAGAGCGTAACCCTGATGTATGTATCTGGGTAAGCCGCCTGGTAAACGGTAAATGGACCGAAGCTATTAACGTAGCCAACGGTATCCAAAACGACACCCTGCGTTATCCAACCTGGAACCCGGTATTGTACCAAATCCCAGGCGGCGATTTGATGTTGTTTTACAAGATCGGCCCAAGTCCATCAACATGGAAGGGATTTTTGAAAACATCATCAGACGGTGGCATCACCTGGTCGGCGCAGAAAGCTTTGCCTGAAGGATTTTTAGGTCCGATAAAAAATAAGCCCGTTTTGCTAGGTGACGGCACACTGATGTCGCCAACCAGTACTGAGGGCAAAGGCTGGCAGGTGCATTTTGAAGCAACTAAGGATTGGGGTAAAAACTGGACGATGATAGGCCCAATTAATGAAGCCAAAGGCGAAATGAATGCTATACAACCCAGCATCCTGTTCCATAAAGATGGCCGTTTGCAGATCCTTTGCCGCAGCCAAAACCGCGCGGTATTAACGGCATGGTCAAGCGATAACGGCAAAACATGGTCGAAACTGGAGAAAACATCGCTTCCGAATAATAACTCGGGTACCGATGCGGTAACGCTGAAAGATGGTCGCCAATTGCTGGTATACAACCACGTATTGCCGCCGGGTAAAGAAGTGAAAGGCGCCCGCACGCCGTTGAATGTGGCCGTATCTAAAGATGGTGTGAACTGGTACGCTTCGGCGATATTGGAAGATTCGCCGATCAGCCAGTACTCGTACCCATCGGTTATCCAGGCATCGGATGGTATGGTGCACATTGTATATACCTGGCGCAGGCAAAAGATAAAACATGTGGTGATCGATCCGGCTAAGCTGGAAATGAAAGAGATAAAAGATGGCGTTTGGCCGGCTGTGAAAGGTTACACCTTACCTGTAGTAACCGGCGAGGTTGACGTAATGAAATAA
- a CDS encoding right-handed parallel beta-helix repeat-containing protein, whose protein sequence is MTRGLIIAASLLLITIDTYAADIYVTKTGSDKNTGTKEQPLASLTMALRKARELRRLNDPSVKGGITIKIEQGLYQLDETIFIRPEDSGTEDSPTVIEGVSDGKTILSGGIQISGWKKVTGIIPGLPVEAKGKVWVADAPMIGNDALQFRQLWVNDVKATRARDTEAPLMNRILSWDKKTETCWIPKPKGIDINHIKGMEMFIHQWWAIAMLRIKDAAVQGDSVRLSFYQPESRVQSEHPWPAPWISKKTGNSAFYLNNAIQFLNKPGEWFLDQRQQKIYYIPRSGEDMRTAVVTVPYLETLVKIQGTIDNPVKYVQFKNIALQHSTWLLPSKQGLVPHQAGMYMTDAYKLKIPGTPDKKGLENQAWVGRPAAAVALAYADHTGFEACRFEHMASTGLDYQRGTHDNEIKGNLFKDIGGTGILDGIFSDEGQEVHLPYNPKDQREVCSGDRIENNLISDVTNEDWGCVGIGAGYVKNIHIAHNEISDINYTGISVGWGWTKTENAMRDNRITANRIHHYARNMYDVAGIYTLSSQPGTLISNNVVDSIYKAPYAHDPVHWFYLYCDEGSSYITVKDNWCPAEKFLKNANGPGDVWENNGPQVAAAVKQNAGLEPPYQYLLKYKQTNPANQAINHKEEKDEATKK, encoded by the coding sequence ATGACAAGGGGGCTGATAATTGCTGCATCGCTACTGCTGATAACCATTGACACTTATGCCGCGGATATCTACGTAACCAAAACAGGCTCCGACAAAAACACCGGCACTAAGGAACAACCCTTAGCCAGCCTGACCATGGCGCTAAGGAAAGCCCGCGAGTTACGCCGCCTGAATGATCCATCAGTAAAAGGCGGCATCACTATAAAAATAGAACAAGGCCTTTACCAATTAGATGAGACGATATTCATCCGTCCCGAAGATTCAGGAACGGAAGATAGCCCTACCGTTATTGAGGGTGTGTCAGATGGAAAAACTATCCTAAGCGGTGGTATACAAATAAGCGGCTGGAAAAAAGTAACGGGTATTATCCCCGGCTTGCCTGTCGAAGCCAAAGGGAAGGTTTGGGTAGCCGATGCGCCAATGATCGGCAACGATGCGTTACAGTTTCGCCAGCTTTGGGTGAACGATGTAAAAGCAACCCGTGCCCGCGATACTGAAGCGCCACTGATGAACCGTATATTATCGTGGGATAAAAAGACCGAGACCTGCTGGATACCAAAACCCAAGGGCATCGATATTAATCATATTAAAGGCATGGAGATGTTCATCCACCAATGGTGGGCCATCGCCATGCTGCGTATAAAAGATGCCGCAGTGCAGGGCGATAGTGTTAGATTGTCATTTTACCAGCCCGAAAGCCGTGTACAATCCGAGCATCCATGGCCGGCGCCCTGGATATCGAAAAAGACGGGTAACTCGGCATTCTACTTAAATAATGCTATCCAGTTTTTAAATAAACCCGGCGAGTGGTTCCTTGATCAGCGCCAGCAAAAGATCTACTACATCCCACGTTCCGGGGAGGATATGCGTACAGCCGTTGTCACCGTACCTTATCTGGAAACGCTGGTGAAAATACAAGGCACTATCGATAACCCGGTAAAGTACGTGCAATTCAAGAATATCGCCTTGCAGCATAGCACCTGGTTGTTGCCATCAAAGCAAGGATTGGTACCGCATCAGGCGGGTATGTATATGACGGATGCCTACAAGCTGAAAATTCCCGGCACGCCTGATAAAAAAGGTTTGGAGAACCAGGCATGGGTAGGTCGCCCGGCTGCTGCTGTTGCTTTGGCTTATGCGGATCATACGGGTTTTGAGGCTTGCCGCTTTGAGCATATGGCATCTACCGGATTGGACTACCAACGAGGTACGCATGATAATGAAATAAAGGGCAATCTGTTTAAAGATATTGGGGGCACGGGTATCCTCGACGGTATATTCAGCGATGAGGGGCAAGAAGTGCACCTGCCTTACAACCCCAAAGACCAGCGCGAGGTATGCAGCGGCGACCGGATAGAAAACAACCTAATCAGCGATGTGACCAACGAGGACTGGGGCTGCGTGGGCATTGGCGCGGGTTACGTAAAGAACATCCATATAGCACATAACGAAATATCCGACATCAACTATACGGGTATCAGCGTAGGTTGGGGCTGGACCAAGACCGAAAACGCCATGCGCGATAACCGCATCACTGCCAACCGCATTCATCACTATGCCCGTAATATGTATGATGTGGCGGGCATCTACACACTGTCATCACAACCGGGGACGCTAATCAGCAATAATGTGGTCGACAGTATTTACAAAGCGCCCTACGCGCACGATCCGGTGCATTGGTTTTACCTGTATTGCGATGAGGGTTCATCCTACATCACCGTAAAGGATAACTGGTGCCCAGCCGAAAAATTCCTGAAGAATGCCAACGGTCCGGGCGATGTATGGGAAAATAACGGTCCGCAGGTAGCGGCAGCCGTTAAACAAAACGCGGGTTTGGAACCCCCTTACCAATACCTGTTGAAGTATAAACAAACCAACCCGGCCAATCAGGCCATAAACCATAAGGAGGAAAAAGATGAGGCTACTAAAAAATAG
- a CDS encoding Gfo/Idh/MocA family protein: MLKIGILGLGEGRSTMSAALQSSKVELKMVCDRSIEVCKQRAHEFDFHHYTTEYQQMLDDAEIDIIAIYTPDHLHAQHVKQALLAGKNVICTKPFIDDLSDAAKLLETAARSGKKVFIGQSSRFFEPAKRQRKDYEAGLMGDLITIEGEYHADHRWFLEKPWALEASFKWLYGGLSHPVDFIRWYMPDIEEVMGYGMISSNGKNAGLKNHDTMHFIYKTADGRVARVSGCYTGPTQPAQRDSGMSTILRCTEGASQADYHELRYAITDKTGEEKIVVWGDKTIKYYFRFEGQSHHAGEYQNYLEYFADSITQGFTAYPDVKEGIGTVALLQAMDRSLQTGAPVKVDDILAEFNLSRNQLSAS; this comes from the coding sequence ATGTTAAAAATAGGCATTTTAGGATTAGGCGAAGGCCGCAGCACCATGTCGGCAGCGTTGCAGAGCAGCAAGGTTGAACTGAAAATGGTATGCGACCGCAGCATTGAGGTGTGCAAGCAACGCGCGCACGAGTTCGACTTTCATCACTATACTACCGAGTACCAGCAAATGCTGGACGACGCCGAGATAGATATCATAGCCATTTACACGCCCGATCACCTGCACGCGCAACATGTAAAACAAGCGCTGCTGGCAGGTAAAAATGTCATCTGTACCAAGCCTTTTATTGATGACCTGAGTGATGCGGCCAAACTGCTGGAAACAGCTGCCCGGTCGGGTAAAAAGGTGTTTATCGGCCAAAGTTCCCGCTTTTTTGAGCCGGCTAAACGCCAGCGTAAGGATTACGAAGCCGGACTGATGGGCGATCTGATCACCATTGAGGGGGAATACCACGCCGACCACCGCTGGTTCTTAGAGAAACCCTGGGCGCTGGAGGCTTCGTTCAAGTGGCTGTATGGCGGTTTAAGCCACCCGGTTGATTTTATCCGTTGGTATATGCCCGATATTGAAGAAGTGATGGGTTACGGCATGATCAGCAGCAACGGCAAAAATGCCGGGTTGAAGAATCATGATACCATGCACTTTATCTACAAAACTGCCGATGGCCGCGTAGCGCGTGTGAGCGGTTGCTATACCGGGCCAACACAACCTGCCCAGCGGGATAGCGGCATGAGCACCATTTTGCGATGTACCGAAGGCGCATCGCAAGCCGATTACCACGAATTGCGATACGCTATTACCGATAAAACAGGCGAAGAGAAAATTGTAGTGTGGGGCGATAAAACCATTAAATACTATTTCCGTTTTGAGGGACAAAGTCACCACGCGGGCGAATACCAAAATTATTTGGAATACTTTGCCGATAGCATCACCCAGGGCTTTACCGCTTACCCCGATGTAAAAGAAGGCATAGGTACCGTAGCTTTGTTACAGGCCATGGACCGTTCGCTACAAACCGGCGCGCCAGTTAAGGTGGATGATATCCTGGCCGAGTTCAATTTATCACGCAATCAATTGTCCGCATCATGA